One window of the Triticum dicoccoides isolate Atlit2015 ecotype Zavitan chromosome 3B, WEW_v2.0, whole genome shotgun sequence genome contains the following:
- the LOC119278286 gene encoding serine carboxypeptidase 1: protein MARRRSGVAAAALLLPLLVLALSAGCGAAPQGAEVTGLPGFDGALPSKHYAGYVTVDERHGRNLFYYAVESERDPAKDPVVLWLNGGPGCSSFDGFVYEHGPFNFESGGSVKSLPKLHLNPYSWSKVSTMIYLDSPAGVGLSYSKNVSDYVTGDLKTAADSHTFLLKWFQLYPEFLSNPFYIAGESYAGVYVPTLSHEVVKGIQGGAKPTINFKGYMVGNGVCDTVFDGNALVPFAHGMGLISEEIYQQAATTCHGNYWNASEGKCESALGKIDSLISELNIYDILEPCYHGRSIKEANPQNSKLPKSFKDLGTTNKPFPVRTRMLGRAWPLRAPVKAGRVPLWQEVASGVPCMSDEVATAWLDNDGVRSAIHAQSVSSIGPWLLCTDKIDFNHDAGSMISYHKNLTSQGYRAIIFSGDHDMCVPYTGSEAWTKSIGYGVVDSWRPWFTNEQVSGYTEGYEHGLTFATIKGAGHTVPEYKPQEALAFYSRWLSGSKL from the exons ATGGCCCGGCGCCGCTCCGgcgtcgccgccgcggccctgCTGCTCCCCCTCCTCGTCCTCGCCCTCTCCGCTGGCTGCGGCGCGGCGCCGCAGGGCGCGGAGGTGACGGGGCTGCCGGGCTTCGACGGCGCGCTGCCGTCGAAGCACTACGCCGGGTACGTGACGGTGGACGAGCGGCACGGCCGGAACCTGTTCTACTACGCGGTGGAGTCGGAGCGCGACCCGGCCAAGGACCCCGTCGTGCTCTGGCTCAACGGCGGGCCCGGCTGCTCCAGCTTCGACGGCTTCGTCTACGAGCACG GGCCATTCAACTTCGAATCGGGCGGGTCAGTTAAAAGCCTGCCAAAGCTTCATCTCAACCCTTACAGCTGGTCCAAG GTGTCTACCATGATATACCTGGACTCCCCTGCTGGTGTGGGGCTGTCATACTCAAAGAATGTTTCAGATTATGTAACGGGAGACCTCAAGACCGCGGCGGATTCGCATACTTTCCTTCTCAAG TGGTTCCAATTGTATCCTGAGTTCCTGAGCAACCCATTCTACATAGCTGGGGAGTCGTATGCCGGGGTTTATGTCCCTACTCTTTCGCATGAAGTTGTCAAAG GAATACAAGGAGGAGCTAAGCCAACTATAAACTTCAAG GGCTACATGGTGGGGAATGGCGTCTGCGACACTGTTTTTGATGGTAATGCTCTTGTGCCATTTGCACATGGAATGGGTCTAATATCAGAGGAAATATACCAG CAAGCTGCTACGACGTGCCATGGAAATTACTGGAATGCCAGCGAGGGTAAATGTGAAAGCGCGTTAGGGAAAATCGACTCG TTAATCAGCGAACTGAACATTTACGACATTCTTGAGCCATGCTACCACGGCAGAAGCATCAAAGAAGCGAACCCACAGAACAGCAAATTGCCTAAAAGTTTCAAAGATCTTGGTACAACTAACAAGCCCTTTCCTGTAAGAACGAGAATGCTCGGGCGTGCTTGGCCTCTGAGAGCTCCTGTAAAAGCCGGACGTGTTCCATTGTGGCAGGAAGTTGCAAGTGGTGTTCCATGCATG AGCGACGAAGTGGCAACGGCATGGCTGGACAACGATGGCGTCAGATCTGCAATCCATGCGCAATCA GTAAGTTCAATTGGGCCATGGCTCTTATGCACAGATAAAATTGATTTCAACCATGATGCTGGCAGTATGATCAGTTATCACAAGAACCTCACAAGCCAGGGTTATCGTGCCATCATATTCAG TGGTGACCATGATATGTGTGTGCCATACACCGGGAGTGAAGCATGGACAAAATCCATTGGGTATGGAGTTGTTGACTCATGGCGACCATGGTTCACAAACGAACAAGTTTCCGG GTACACCGAAGGCTATGAACATGGTCTCACTTTTGCTACTATTAAG GGCGCTGGACACACCGTTCCTGAATACAAACCACAGGAAGCATTGGCTTTCTACAGCCGTTGGCTCAGTGGTTCAAAGTTGTGA